In the Nitrospira sp. genome, one interval contains:
- a CDS encoding sigma-70 family RNA polymerase sigma factor, whose protein sequence is MKDASVIHDDTEPSVAVPVDPDADDPEASTLLDTIAQDDQADVDPEAQAPEQPARSAASPFLLESLYFRSFGERGLLEREEEIALAKQLDLGTRQIRQVLQQAAKLCGRLKRTEQVTAHLQTLQTIRRLSGLSATALNEAEEALTQLQGDTTIGTKVPVAVRKDLQSCLTQLRTSRVTLETAKDELVRCNLRLVVNVAKHYTGRGLTLLDLVQEGNIGLMKAAERYQHRKGFKFSTYATWWIRQGITRALADQARTIRIPVHQTEASNRILRASRRLVQQLGRQPRLEEVALSMRMRPDRLQETIQAFQEPVALEHQVGDGGTELGELLPDQQAVPPDAHVNRTEMTREMDRILGTLTPREQTVIRLRFGIGQDQARTLEQVGQQLSVTRERIRQIEAKALKKLKSPVVKEMFAALK, encoded by the coding sequence ATGAAAGACGCATCGGTCATTCACGACGATACAGAGCCGTCTGTGGCAGTGCCGGTCGACCCGGACGCTGATGATCCTGAAGCCAGCACGTTGCTGGATACCATCGCCCAGGATGACCAGGCCGATGTGGACCCCGAAGCCCAGGCTCCTGAGCAGCCTGCCCGTTCAGCGGCCTCCCCGTTTCTGCTGGAATCCCTGTATTTCCGTTCGTTCGGCGAGCGGGGGCTCTTGGAGCGGGAGGAAGAGATTGCCTTGGCCAAACAGCTGGACCTCGGCACCAGGCAGATTCGCCAGGTGCTCCAGCAGGCTGCCAAACTCTGCGGTCGCCTGAAGAGAACCGAACAGGTCACCGCACATCTGCAGACGCTCCAGACCATACGCCGGCTGAGCGGCCTCTCGGCCACGGCACTCAATGAGGCCGAAGAGGCACTGACGCAGTTGCAAGGCGATACCACGATCGGCACCAAGGTACCGGTGGCCGTGCGTAAGGACCTACAGAGTTGTCTCACCCAGTTGCGCACCTCGCGTGTCACCCTGGAGACCGCAAAAGATGAGTTGGTCCGCTGCAATCTTCGTCTAGTGGTCAATGTCGCTAAACATTACACCGGCCGAGGCCTCACCTTGCTCGATCTCGTCCAGGAGGGCAACATCGGGCTGATGAAGGCTGCCGAGCGCTACCAACACCGCAAAGGATTTAAGTTCAGTACGTATGCAACCTGGTGGATTCGACAGGGGATCACTCGCGCCCTGGCCGACCAGGCCCGGACGATTAGAATTCCTGTGCACCAGACGGAAGCGTCGAACCGGATTCTGAGGGCTTCCCGACGGCTGGTGCAGCAATTAGGGCGTCAACCTCGGCTCGAGGAAGTCGCGCTGTCCATGCGGATGCGCCCTGACCGGCTGCAGGAAACCATCCAAGCCTTCCAGGAACCGGTCGCATTGGAGCACCAGGTCGGTGATGGCGGGACGGAACTCGGCGAATTGCTTCCGGATCAGCAGGCAGTACCGCCGGACGCTCATGTGAACCGCACGGAAATGACCCGTGAGATGGACCGTATTCTTGGCACGCTGACCCCAAGGGAGCAGACCGTCATCCGACTCCGGTTCGGCATCGGCCAGGATCAGGCGCGGACGTTGGAGCAAGTCGGGCAGCAACTGTCGGTCACGCGTGAGCGAATTCGACAGATCGAGGCCAAGGCGCTGAAGAAGCTCAAGAGCCCGGTGGTGAAGGAAATGTTCGCGGCGCTGAAATAA